Proteins encoded by one window of Yamadazyma tenuis chromosome 2, complete sequence:
- the NOP2 gene encoding rRNA (cytosine-C5-)-methyltransferase nop2 (COG:A; EggNog:ENOG503NVWP), producing the protein MGRRAKNKQGVPPSFEEFQAKKDRRDKKLQKRKVESVEEPKPEKTFKKSKPTKPVESKPVAPVEADLNQDEEVESAKKALFDDSDDELEGETLDDLEDDEFPEDEFVDSDEEGRERPMFSDDEDEDIENLNAANMEALSRRLEEEEELEAEEAEEELLHGAAQPRAQVLPTEEEEELINGKPQDVTMVRTRMIEVVKVLENFKELSEEGKSRADYISRLIKDICEYFGYSEFLAEKLFNLFSPSEAMEFFEANEIARPITIRTNTLKTRRRELAQTLVNRGVNLQPIGTWTKVGLQVFDSQVPIGATPEYLAGQYILQAASSFLPVMALDPQENERILDMAAAPGGKTTYISALMKNTGCVFANDANKARTKSLIANIHRLGCKNTIVCNYDAREFPKVIGGFDRILLDAPCSGTGVIAKDESVKVNRNEKDFIQIPHLQKQLILSAIDSVDANSATGGVIVYSTCSVAIEENEAVVDYALRKRPNVKLVETHLQVGKPGFVSYRGKHFDSSLSLTRRYYPHTYNVDGFYVAKFKKIAPSPHDVSKAGANEKELLARAEAEEEGIINDDFAEFDNDEDADLMQKSIKRSMKKKGINPSGTKAL; encoded by the coding sequence ATGGGTAGAAGAGCGAAAAACAAACAAGGGGTTCCTCCTTCATTTGAAGAGTTCCAAGCCAAGAAGGATAGGAGAGATAAGAAATTACAGAAGAGAAAGGTTGAGCTGGTCGAAGAGCCCAAGCCTGAaaaaactttcaagaagtccaaACCCACCAAACCAGTGGAATCAAAACCTGTTGCTCCTGTGGAAGCCGACTTGAaccaagatgaagaagttgagagTGCAAAGAAGGCTTTATTTGACGATTCCGACGACGAACTTGAAGGCGAAACCTTAGACGACCTTGAGGATGATGAGTTCCCtgaagatgagtttgtAGATTCAGATGAGgaaggaagagaaagaCCAATGTTTTCggatgacgaagatgaagacatCGAAAACCTTAATGCTGCTAACATGGAAGCGTTATCTAGAAGAttagaagaagaagaagaattagaagctgaagaagctgaagaggAATTATTGCATGGAGCTGCTCAACCAAGAGCTCAAGTATTACCtactgaagaagaagaagaattaaTTAATGGAAAGCCTCAGGACGTGACAATGGTGAGAACCAGAATGATCGAAGTGGTGAAAGTGTTagaaaacttcaaagaattaTCTGAAGAGGGTAAGTCCAGAGCTGATTACATCTCCAGATTGATCAAAGATATCTGTGAATACTTCGGATACAGCGAATTCTTAGCTGAAAAGCTTTTCAACCTCTTCTCGCCTTCAGAAGCTATGGAGTTCTTTGAAGCCAATGAAATTGCCAGACCAATTACCATCAGAACTaacactttgaagactAGACGTCGTGAATTGGCCCAAACCTTGGTCAACAGAGGTGTTAACTTACAACCTATTGGAACATGGACAAAAGTGGGTTTGCAAGTCTTTGATTCCCAGGTTCCGATCGGTGCCACTCCTGAGTACTTGGCAGGTCAGTATATTTTACAGGCAGCGTCTTCATTTTTGCCAGTAATGGCATTAGATCCTCAAGAGAACGAGCGAATCTTGGATATGGCCGCTGCTCCCGGTGGTAAAACCACTTATATCTCTgcattgatgaagaatacCGGATGCGTGTTTGCTAATGATGCTAATAAAGCTCGTACCAAATCATTAATTGCCAATATTCACAGATTGGGTTGCAAAAACACAATTGTTTGTAACTACGATGCCAGAGAATTTCCTAAAGTGATTGGTGGGTTCGACAGAATCTTGTTAGATGCTCCATGTTCTGGTACTGGTGTTATTGCTAAGGATGAGTCTGTTAAAGTCAACCGTAACGAAAAGgatttcattcaaatcCCCCATTTACAGAAGCAATTAATTTTATCTGCTATTGACTCTGTTGATGCTAACTCTGCTACCGGAGGTGTGATAGTATACTCCACTTGTTCTGTTGCCattgaagagaatgaaGCTGTTGTCGACTATGCTTTAAGAAAGAGACCCAATGTCAAATTGGTCGAAACTCACTTACAAGTTGGTAAGCCCGGTTTTGTTTCTTACAGAGGAAAGCACTTTGATTCAAGTTTGTCATTAACCAGAAGATACTACCCACATACTTATAATGTTGACGGGTTTTATGTtgccaagttcaagaaaattgCCCCATCTCCTCATGATGTGTCTAAGGCCGGAGCCAACGAAAAAGAATTGTTGGCCAGAGCTGAAGCTGAAGAGGAAGGTATCATTAATGATGACTTTGCTGAATTCGACAATGATGAGGATGCTGATCTCATGCAAAAATCTATTAAGAGAAgtatgaagaagaagggtATCAACCCTAGTGGTACGAAGGCTTTGTAG
- the TRM6 gene encoding tRNA (adenine(58)-N(1))-methyltransferase non-catalytic subunit trm6 (BUSCO:EOG09261I0F; EggNog:ENOG503NU3W; COG:J), whose protein sequence is MKDRSTITENHYVLVRLPSAGMKVVELRKGGNIALGKFGAFNVDDVLGYTYGQSFEIIDNDKLRPIKSLSEEVEMKEESSEDVEAEGDEEIIKDRLIKMLSNSSENNQNIINIGSKIQKLTNEEIDELKKSGATSNIGQLIIQKMIEGHEGFDKKTIFSQQKYLKRKQEKFLRRFTIDYLGSSQMLQYYLEKDSSKLLDMSEETLGSLMTYSNVKPGGKYLLIDETGGVILYSMLERMNCEGTVVLIHENEHANYSALKHSNLSDDLIRSKVKMINWLQILEPENEKIDFQSFSEAELNEMKAPKRSQYYRRQKRANDINEVIEMVQQGNFDAFISITTLDPTTYLPFVIPKVGGSRPITVYSQFKETLLQTQHFLSSDKRILAPSIFETRVRPYQTIPGRIHPLMTMRGYGGYIMVGTRVFPKESVQAVGRGMGRRKTPKKDESSMEPEDSQRGETPYVPEDSQKEDTSFVPEDSMELEK, encoded by the coding sequence ATGAAAGATAGAAGCACAATTACAGAGAACCATTATGTATTGGTGAGGCTTCCTTCCGCTGGTATGAAGGTGGTTGAGTTGAGGAAAGGTGGAAACATAGCGTTGGGCAAGTTTGGTGCTTTTAATGTTGACGATGTATTGGGGTACACCTACGGACAATCatttgaaatcatcgaCAACGATAAACTCCGACCAATTAAGAGCTTGTCTGAAGAGGTTGAGATGAAAGAGGAAAGTTCTGAAGATGTAGAGGCAGAAGGAgacgaagaaatcatcaaagatAGGTTAATCAAGATGCTCTCAAATAGCTCTGAAAATAACCAGAATATCATTAACATTGGCTCCAAGATCCAAAAGTTGACCAACGAAGAAATCGATGAGCTCAAGAAGTCTGGTGCGACTTCCAATATCGGTCAACTCATAATACAAAAGATGATTGAAGGACACGAAGGATTTGATAAGAAGACCATCTTCTCTCAACAGAAATacttgaaaagaaagcAAGAGAAGTTCTTAAGACGATTCACCATAGACTATCTTGGTTCTTCACAAATGTTACAATActacttggaaaaagactcttccaagttgttggatatgAGTGAAGAAACGTTAGGTCTGTTAATGACTTACTCCAACGTGAAACCTGGAGGGAAATATTTATTGATTGACGAAACTGGAGGGGTGATCTTATATTCCATGTTGGAAAGAATGAATTGTGAAGGTacggtggtgttgatccATGAGAATGAACACGCCAATTATAGTGCTTTAAAGCATTCGAATTTGTctgatgatttgatcagAAGCAAAGTGAAGATGATCAactggttgcaaattttgGAACCTGAAAACGAGAAAATTGATTTCCAATCGTTCAGTGAAGCTGAACTAAATGAAATGAAGGCTCCAAAGAGGTCTCAGTACTATAGGCGTCAAAAGAGGGCTAATGACATAAATGAAGTCATCGAAATGGTTCAACAAGGTAACTTTGATGCATTTATTTCGATAACAACCTTGGATCCTACCACCTACTTGCCATTTGTGATTCCGAAGGTCGGGGGTTCGAGACCCATTACCGTTTACAGCCAGTTCAAGGAGACATTACTCCAAACTCAGCATTTCTTGAGTTCCGATAAGAGAATATTGGCTCCTTCTATATTTGAAACGAGAGTCAGACCTTATCAAACCATTCCTGGTAGAATTCATCCATTGATGACAATGAGAGGTTATGGAGGTTATATCATGGTGGGTACCAGAGTGTTTCCCAAAGAATCTGTCCAGGCCGTTGGAAGAGGAATGGGAAGAAGGAAAACTCCTAAAAAAGATGAAAGTTCAATGGAGCCTGAAGATTCTCAGAGGGGAGAAACTCCCTACGTACCTGAAGATTCCCAGAAGGAAGACACTTCATTCGTACCTGAAGACTCTatggagttggaaaaatgA